A genome region from Tolypothrix sp. PCC 7712 includes the following:
- a CDS encoding YbjN domain-containing protein — protein sequence MSDSINNLLRKELVLLKPSGSSIPLQFLAFDLIEQDTTLCECRLTFRVTSQLYQQIETESLFNLKPELRGAFNVASFHSDVDIEIEATLQPQLLPQLAEHATDKESAIAYLTTCSSPNPLLSTESWFALKVSQNLESGEIGYRTFWSYLNPASLTPDAIANGQFPQAMEQFLKDRNEANLLMAEQAISKVLEEISHDLKNWDETEFLKQTETAISDFFSEVTNALESWVEPNQAIGKTKAKGKIYQAMLDFFSQEDWEFTKLKGELTLRLACQGKNGQWNCYALANEEQQQFLFYSICPLEVPSLNRSAIAEFLTRANYGMVIGNFEFNFDTGEIRCKTSIDVTGDRITSSLIERLVYANVITLDQYLPGILAVIAGKLSPTDAIALVETNTDRESEKGDR from the coding sequence ATGAGCGATTCTATTAATAACTTGCTGAGGAAAGAACTTGTATTATTGAAGCCTTCAGGTTCATCAATACCGCTACAGTTTCTCGCCTTTGATCTGATTGAGCAAGACACTACTCTTTGTGAATGCCGTCTCACATTTCGAGTGACCTCACAACTTTATCAACAAATTGAAACTGAATCATTATTCAATCTCAAACCCGAGTTACGCGGTGCTTTTAATGTCGCCAGTTTTCATAGTGATGTTGATATTGAAATCGAAGCTACCCTACAACCTCAACTCTTACCTCAATTAGCAGAACACGCAACCGATAAAGAAAGTGCGATCGCCTACTTAACTACTTGTTCATCACCCAACCCATTACTCTCTACCGAAAGCTGGTTTGCACTAAAGGTTTCACAAAATCTAGAATCGGGCGAAATTGGTTATCGTACCTTCTGGTCTTACCTGAACCCTGCGAGTTTAACGCCAGATGCGATCGCAAACGGTCAGTTCCCTCAAGCAATGGAACAGTTTCTCAAAGACCGCAATGAGGCTAATTTATTAATGGCTGAACAAGCTATCTCAAAAGTCTTAGAAGAAATTTCTCATGATTTAAAAAATTGGGATGAAACTGAATTTCTCAAACAGACAGAAACCGCAATTTCAGATTTTTTCTCGGAAGTCACAAACGCTTTAGAAAGTTGGGTTGAGCCAAATCAAGCGATTGGTAAAACCAAAGCCAAGGGAAAAATTTATCAAGCAATGCTCGATTTTTTCTCCCAAGAAGATTGGGAATTTACCAAACTTAAAGGAGAACTTACTTTACGTCTTGCTTGCCAAGGAAAAAACGGACAATGGAACTGTTATGCTCTAGCTAACGAAGAGCAACAGCAATTTTTGTTCTATTCCATCTGTCCGTTAGAAGTACCTTCCCTGAATCGCAGTGCGATCGCCGAATTTCTCACTCGTGCTAATTATGGTATGGTGATCGGCAACTTTGAATTTAACTTTGACACTGGCGAAATCCGTTGCAAAACCAGCATTGACGTTACAGGCGATCGCATCACCTCAAGCCTCATCGAACGGCTGGTATATGCAAACGTTATCACCCTAGACCAATATTTACCAGGCATTCTAGCTGTGATTGCAGGAAAACTGTCGCCAACAGATGCGATCGCTCTTGTGGAAACTAATACTGATAGAGAGAGTGAAAAAGGCGATCGCTAG
- a CDS encoding DUF4157 domain-containing protein: MVTFQFKRSRKAPTQENHESFFKKEGSNESHFFSSTQGNSIQAKLTIGKLNDSFEREADTVADAVVNHSSSDRNSQNISSQAMVQRQQDTLNSRIQRQEEPKKEEVQTKPELQLAEEPKKEEMQTKPELQLAEEPKKEEVQTKLELQLAEEPKKEEMQTKVETGTQKANPSFSDRLQNSKGRGNLLPKKTQAEMSSAFGTDFSDVYIHTDEESVQMNRELKAQAFTRGKDIYFNQGKFDPDTVTGKHLLVHELTHVVQQNPDKRKIQ, translated from the coding sequence ATGGTAACCTTCCAATTCAAACGCTCCCGTAAAGCACCTACTCAAGAAAACCATGAATCTTTCTTTAAAAAAGAAGGAAGTAATGAGAGTCATTTTTTCTCAAGCACTCAGGGAAATAGCATCCAAGCCAAACTCACTATTGGCAAGCTCAATGATAGCTTTGAGCGAGAAGCCGATACAGTTGCTGATGCTGTAGTGAATCATTCAAGTAGCGATCGCAATTCTCAGAATATTTCCTCACAGGCGATGGTACAGCGTCAACAAGACACGCTAAACTCCCGAATTCAACGCCAAGAGGAACCCAAAAAAGAAGAAGTGCAGACAAAACCAGAATTGCAACTTGCTGAAGAACCCAAAAAAGAAGAAATGCAGACAAAACCAGAACTGCAACTTGCAGAAGAACCCAAAAAAGAAGAAGTGCAGACAAAACTAGAACTGCAATTGGCAGAAGAACCCAAAAAAGAAGAAATGCAAACTAAGGTTGAGACTGGTACCCAAAAAGCAAACCCTTCTTTTTCTGACCGTCTCCAAAATAGCAAAGGGCGTGGTAATTTATTACCAAAAAAAACCCAAGCTGAAATGTCATCTGCTTTTGGTACAGATTTTAGCGATGTCTACATTCATACCGATGAAGAATCTGTGCAAATGAATCGGGAATTAAAAGCTCAAGCATTCACTCGCGGAAAAGACATATATTTTAATCAGGGAAAATTTGACCCCGATACAGTTACAGGGAAACATCTCTTAGTCCATGAACTAACCCATGTGGTGCAACAGAACCCAGACAAACGCAAGATTCAGTAA
- a CDS encoding ATP-binding protein: protein MTQLLNVQTLENALDYLAKVIEWRMDYHFGSNESVKAPMPHLPDEWLSAETPLNSFIRKHKLDTAEQLTLLMAIAPHLQPDFFDRLITANLPQAGDYPQIGGWRGKAHRGFLPTGETVLFMLGGDRFAERLRLQQMFSEEHPFARDRVIYLDSPAEGEPMMSGKLVMLQDYVELFTQGSFSRPHFSINFPAQRITTEMEWEDLVLNTQTLQQIHELEAWITHSRTILYDWNMKKKLKLGYRALFYGPPGTGKTLTASLLGKYTGKDVYKIDISMVVSKFIGETEKNLANLFARAESKDWILFFDEADALFGKRTNVRDAHDKYANQEVSYLLQRIENYDGLVILSSNLKSNIDEAFIRRFQSIIQFPIPNVKERSQLWQMAFPSQIKLAESVDLPKLSAAYELTGSDILNIVQHCCLQALQRGDAVIHHEDILDAIKRELNKAGKIM from the coding sequence GTGACGCAGTTGCTTAATGTTCAAACTCTAGAAAATGCACTCGATTACCTGGCTAAGGTGATTGAGTGGCGCATGGACTACCACTTCGGCAGTAATGAGTCAGTAAAAGCACCAATGCCTCATTTGCCAGATGAATGGCTGAGTGCTGAAACGCCCCTAAATAGCTTTATTCGCAAACATAAATTAGATACTGCGGAGCAACTAACTTTACTGATGGCGATCGCACCGCATTTGCAACCCGATTTTTTTGATCGGCTGATTACAGCTAACTTACCTCAAGCTGGGGATTATCCTCAAATTGGTGGCTGGCGGGGTAAGGCGCATCGGGGTTTTTTACCTACGGGTGAAACAGTACTGTTCATGCTAGGAGGCGATCGCTTTGCGGAAAGGCTGCGTTTGCAACAAATGTTTAGCGAAGAACATCCCTTTGCGCGCGATCGCGTCATCTATCTCGATTCACCTGCTGAGGGTGAACCGATGATGAGCGGTAAGCTGGTTATGCTTCAAGATTACGTCGAATTATTCACCCAAGGGAGCTTTTCTCGTCCCCATTTCAGTATTAACTTTCCGGCTCAACGCATCACCACAGAAATGGAATGGGAAGATTTAGTTCTGAATACTCAAACCTTACAACAGATTCATGAGCTAGAAGCTTGGATTACTCATAGCCGAACCATTCTTTATGACTGGAACATGAAAAAGAAGCTCAAACTCGGCTACCGAGCGCTTTTTTATGGCCCCCCTGGTACAGGTAAAACCCTCACAGCCAGTCTTTTAGGAAAATACACAGGTAAAGATGTCTACAAAATAGACATTTCTATGGTGGTATCAAAATTTATTGGGGAAACAGAAAAGAACCTAGCTAACCTCTTCGCGCGCGCTGAAAGTAAAGATTGGATTTTGTTTTTTGATGAAGCTGATGCGCTATTTGGTAAACGTACTAATGTCCGTGATGCACATGATAAATATGCTAACCAAGAAGTCAGTTATCTACTGCAAAGAATAGAAAATTATGATGGGCTAGTTATATTGTCTTCCAACTTAAAAAGTAATATTGACGAAGCTTTTATCCGCCGCTTTCAATCAATTATTCAATTTCCTATACCTAATGTCAAAGAGCGATCGCAACTTTGGCAAATGGCTTTTCCTTCCCAAATTAAGCTAGCTGAATCTGTAGATTTACCAAAGCTTTCAGCCGCTTACGAATTAACTGGCTCTGATATCTTAAATATAGTGCAGCATTGCTGTTTACAAGCACTCCAGCGAGGCGATGCGGTCATTCATCATGAGGATATACTTGACGCTATCAAGCGGGAATTAAACAAAGCTGGCAAAATTATGTGA
- a CDS encoding ATP-binding protein, with product MKGFLPRIKLNTIHAKLFGTYLMLTAFGTSLLAGYILWSFADYFMRMRQVDLDNWTSALSESVADGLEEKDIPRVKLLVQRYGAPQNVTLRVFTPQGILIATSDPKLDSRVKNWDAVAGMRASLQNRVEQGVAKGVLSNEDRLYIARPIERNGQFLGVLRMSITLEQFQRQFARVFWSVLGTLAITILLCALISSRFARSLAKPIEIMQNFAIRLGGGHFGDKLTIHENNELDQLAAELNRMSERLASLDQERRVFLANVSHELRTPISNVQVTVDALKGGAYEEPEIRDRFFQTIDSEIKRLARLIHDLLDLGRLEAGVTQLEQQSISLQGLINRAVNAIEPRMQTVKIALQVNVDPLTIQGDPERLLQAILNLLDNAIKHSPANSQVLISGYSRGKQAIIQIQDQGKGIKEGDLPRIFEQFYTTDPSRKSSGNGLGLAITKRIIEAHQGSITATSPPNQGATFIISLPLKA from the coding sequence ATGAAAGGCTTTTTACCTCGAATTAAATTAAATACGATTCATGCAAAGCTGTTTGGTACATATTTAATGTTGACAGCTTTTGGCACATCACTGTTAGCAGGTTATATTCTGTGGTCGTTCGCTGATTATTTTATGCGAATGCGACAAGTAGATCTGGATAACTGGACGAGTGCATTAAGTGAAAGTGTCGCAGATGGACTAGAAGAAAAAGATATTCCCCGAGTCAAGTTACTGGTGCAAAGGTATGGCGCACCGCAAAATGTGACGTTGCGAGTTTTTACTCCACAAGGTATCCTGATAGCGACTTCTGACCCCAAGCTAGACAGCCGAGTGAAAAACTGGGATGCGGTTGCGGGAATGCGCGCATCTCTACAAAATCGCGTAGAACAAGGAGTTGCTAAAGGAGTTTTATCTAATGAGGATCGGCTCTACATTGCTAGACCGATTGAACGCAACGGTCAATTTTTGGGTGTGTTGCGAATGTCGATTACTTTGGAGCAGTTTCAGCGACAGTTTGCTAGGGTGTTTTGGAGTGTCTTGGGCACGTTAGCAATCACAATTTTACTCTGTGCATTAATTAGCAGTCGCTTTGCGCGTAGTCTTGCAAAACCGATTGAGATTATGCAGAACTTTGCCATTCGCTTGGGTGGCGGTCATTTTGGCGATAAGCTAACAATCCATGAAAACAATGAGTTGGATCAATTAGCAGCAGAACTTAACCGGATGAGTGAACGATTAGCTTCACTAGATCAAGAACGCCGGGTGTTTTTAGCTAATGTTTCTCACGAACTGCGTACTCCCATCAGTAACGTTCAGGTGACAGTGGACGCACTCAAAGGCGGAGCCTATGAAGAACCAGAAATACGCGATCGCTTTTTTCAAACTATCGACAGCGAAATCAAACGTTTGGCAAGATTAATTCATGACCTTTTGGATTTAGGACGTTTAGAAGCGGGAGTCACGCAACTAGAACAGCAAAGCATTTCACTGCAAGGATTGATTAACCGTGCTGTTAACGCCATCGAACCGCGAATGCAAACCGTGAAAATTGCTCTCCAAGTGAATGTAGATCCCCTCACGATCCAAGGCGATCCCGAACGATTATTACAGGCAATTCTCAATTTATTAGATAATGCAATCAAACATTCACCAGCTAACTCGCAAGTCTTAATTTCTGGCTATAGCAGAGGAAAACAAGCAATTATTCAAATTCAAGACCAGGGGAAAGGAATCAAGGAAGGCGATTTACCCCGGATTTTTGAGCAATTTTATACCACAGACCCCTCACGCAAAAGTAGTGGTAATGGTTTGGGGTTAGCCATCACTAAGCGGATTATTGAAGCTCATCAAGGTAGTATTACAGCTACTAGCCCTCCCAATCAAGGTGCAACTTTCATAATTTCTCTACCACTAAAAGCCTAA
- a CDS encoding response regulator transcription factor, with amino-acid sequence MPHVLLVDDEAALRDSLTYTLQKEGYTVSTAVDGHNAIKQFHKQVPDIILLDLMLPEVDGMEVCWRIRAFSNVPIVMLTAKDQDVDKVWGLEAGADDYVTKPFNTRELLARIKAVLRRRSEEQP; translated from the coding sequence ATGCCACATGTCTTACTCGTGGATGATGAAGCAGCCCTGCGTGACAGTCTCACATATACATTACAAAAAGAAGGCTATACAGTAAGTACAGCCGTCGATGGGCACAATGCAATTAAACAGTTTCACAAGCAAGTACCAGATATCATCTTGCTAGATTTGATGTTGCCAGAAGTTGATGGTATGGAAGTTTGTTGGCGGATTAGAGCCTTTTCTAATGTCCCTATCGTGATGCTGACAGCTAAAGATCAGGATGTAGATAAAGTTTGGGGTTTAGAAGCAGGCGCAGACGATTATGTAACTAAGCCCTTCAATACTCGTGAACTGTTAGCGCGCATTAAAGCAGTGTTGCGTCGTCGTTCAGAGGAGCAGCCTTGA
- a CDS encoding rhomboid family intramembrane serine protease: MVPIRDNNPTEITPYVTFGLIAANVLAFLYEASLPPQALDGFLRLAAVVPKELTLSFAGISVHQPVPEWATLITSQFLHGGLLHLAGNMLFLWIFGNNVEDKLGHFKYLLFYLSCGVLASLSQWYFSQNSSIPSLGASGAIAGVMGAYILRFPTAEILGVIPLGFFFPTFRVPAYFFLGFWFIQQAFYGVASLETPTNIGMENGGIAYWAHAGGFLFGAILGPILGLFSDKPRTAYRNWG; this comes from the coding sequence GTGGTTCCAATTAGAGATAATAATCCTACAGAAATCACGCCTTATGTCACCTTTGGGCTAATTGCTGCCAATGTTCTAGCTTTTCTTTATGAAGCTAGTCTTCCTCCTCAAGCCTTAGATGGGTTTTTACGCTTGGCTGCGGTAGTTCCCAAAGAACTGACTTTAAGTTTTGCTGGGATATCTGTACATCAACCTGTACCAGAGTGGGCTACTTTAATTACCTCACAATTTTTGCACGGTGGTTTATTACACCTAGCCGGTAATATGTTGTTCCTCTGGATTTTTGGAAACAATGTCGAAGATAAATTAGGTCATTTTAAATATCTGCTATTTTATTTATCTTGCGGAGTTTTGGCATCATTAAGCCAGTGGTACTTTTCCCAAAATTCTAGTATTCCATCTTTAGGGGCGAGTGGTGCGATCGCAGGTGTGATGGGAGCATATATTCTTCGCTTTCCCACAGCCGAAATTCTTGGTGTCATCCCTTTAGGCTTTTTCTTCCCCACTTTCCGAGTCCCAGCATACTTCTTTTTAGGTTTCTGGTTCATTCAACAAGCCTTTTACGGCGTTGCTAGCCTAGAAACACCCACCAACATCGGTATGGAAAACGGTGGTATAGCTTACTGGGCGCACGCTGGCGGTTTCCTCTTTGGCGCAATTCTCGGCCCCATCTTAGGCTTATTTAGCGACAAACCCCGAACAGCCTATAGGAATTGGGGATGA
- a CDS encoding rhomboid family intramembrane serine protease, with protein MFPLYDENPTRITPYLTYGLIGMNVLVFLHEVSLSNAQLEQFFQLYAVVPRELTTNFSSEWTTLFTSQFLHGGWWHLISNMVFLWIFGNNIEDRLGHLKYLIFYLTCGALAALCQWFIGMNSGIPSLGASGAISGVLGAYIIRFPHARVMTLAFLGFFVTTIRVPAMILIGLFIVQNLLSGFVSLQTAANMSVETGGVAYWAHIGGFVFGIILAPLLGLFKQEY; from the coding sequence GTGTTTCCCCTTTACGACGAAAATCCGACGCGCATCACCCCATACTTAACTTATGGGCTGATTGGGATGAACGTTTTAGTTTTTCTTCATGAAGTGAGTTTATCTAATGCACAACTAGAGCAATTTTTTCAACTATATGCAGTAGTACCACGAGAATTAACCACCAACTTTTCCTCAGAGTGGACAACGCTATTTACATCCCAATTCTTACACGGCGGTTGGTGGCATTTAATCTCGAATATGGTTTTTCTGTGGATATTTGGTAACAATATTGAAGACCGTCTCGGTCATCTCAAATATCTAATTTTTTATTTGACTTGCGGTGCTTTAGCTGCTTTATGCCAATGGTTTATTGGCATGAATTCTGGGATTCCTTCTTTGGGTGCAAGTGGTGCTATTTCTGGAGTTTTAGGTGCTTATATTATCCGTTTCCCTCACGCTAGAGTTATGACTTTAGCCTTTTTGGGATTTTTTGTCACCACTATTAGAGTTCCAGCAATGATACTAATAGGGCTGTTCATTGTTCAGAATCTACTTTCTGGTTTTGTTAGCCTACAAACAGCAGCTAATATGAGTGTTGAAACAGGCGGAGTTGCTTACTGGGCACATATTGGAGGCTTTGTCTTTGGCATAATTCTCGCTCCCTTATTGGGGTTATTTAAGCAAGAGTATTAG
- a CDS encoding GumC family protein: MTPPIVKRYIIAFEKYKWIGLASFTLVVAGSTVVAIQPDPPVSYVANSALTYNRPPVSFSTTGTEIQQQGQELNAQVLLSNELIESVAAKVNVKPKTLGNNVELTLPKKNARSGQLESTIIELKYKDSNPKRAVEVLSVLMQAMVKLSGDINTGRLKSIIKKIDERLPEAKVELQLAEKKLEQYDRRERPAILASENGSLLTAVTTSQNQQRQLQFTIAGVDAQIRSLQDKLGLNVNQAYVSSALSADPIIGNLRSQIYQVESQIELLRKDLRPEHPNMIQLQRQKDAAEELLKQRAAEVVGGGGTAAPLAGDALNIRTQSNLDPARQELANQMVTLQTQRETLQQQLAQQIKEEARLRQVYSLIPNKQLERSRLEQEVTLKKAVYDKMQAKLADAQTAEAETVTSLSLARQPVAIADAVKPKSMPMTLAVGGLMGLVIGGGVIFLLGSLEGVFKTREDIRESLKQREVALLGELPLMPVDDLDKEAIPVLLSPDSPYLEFYEKFRSNVRRLGGKTLKVLLIASVGKTEGKTTSAYNLGIASARAGKRTLIIETDLRSPSSCTSLKVTPDPDANIEPLRYYGSLSECIHIVPDIENLYIIPSPGPLRQSAAILESSEMRRLMEDVRERYDLVILDTNPLSLSNDALLIQPYSDAMVIVARPNYTQENLLGEAIDQLVESELGLLGGIINGADINVVWSGPVEPSPNFPSPEEAGAEVSVGANNN, encoded by the coding sequence ATGACTCCACCTATTGTTAAACGTTATATTATTGCTTTTGAGAAGTATAAATGGATTGGATTAGCCAGTTTTACATTAGTTGTAGCTGGTTCAACTGTGGTGGCTATACAACCAGACCCACCAGTTAGCTATGTAGCAAATTCTGCGCTGACTTACAATCGTCCACCAGTTTCGTTCTCAACAACTGGTACTGAGATTCAACAACAAGGGCAGGAATTAAATGCACAAGTTTTGCTATCTAATGAACTTATAGAATCTGTAGCAGCAAAAGTTAATGTTAAACCGAAAACTCTTGGTAATAATGTTGAACTGACTCTACCGAAAAAAAATGCTAGAAGCGGGCAATTAGAGTCTACTATTATTGAGCTGAAATATAAAGATAGTAATCCTAAGCGCGCTGTAGAGGTATTGAGTGTATTAATGCAGGCGATGGTTAAGCTGAGTGGTGATATTAATACAGGGCGATTAAAATCTATTATTAAAAAAATTGATGAGCGGCTACCAGAGGCTAAGGTTGAACTACAGTTAGCGGAGAAAAAGTTAGAACAATACGATCGCAGAGAGCGACCAGCAATATTAGCATCTGAGAATGGTAGTTTACTAACTGCGGTGACTACTAGTCAAAATCAGCAACGTCAGCTGCAATTCACGATTGCTGGAGTTGATGCCCAAATTCGCAGTTTACAAGACAAATTGGGATTAAATGTTAACCAAGCTTATGTTTCCTCAGCTTTGAGTGCTGATCCTATTATTGGTAACTTGCGATCGCAAATTTATCAAGTTGAGTCACAAATTGAGCTTCTTCGTAAGGATTTGCGACCTGAACACCCAAATATGATTCAGTTGCAACGTCAGAAAGATGCGGCGGAGGAATTACTCAAACAGCGCGCTGCTGAAGTAGTAGGTGGTGGAGGTACAGCAGCGCCTCTGGCTGGCGATGCTTTGAATATTCGCACTCAGAGTAATTTAGATCCAGCGCGCCAAGAACTAGCAAACCAGATGGTGACTTTGCAAACCCAAAGAGAAACGCTGCAACAACAATTAGCGCAACAAATTAAAGAAGAAGCAAGATTACGGCAAGTATATTCTCTCATCCCCAATAAACAATTAGAGCGATCGCGTTTAGAACAAGAAGTAACACTGAAAAAAGCTGTCTATGACAAAATGCAGGCGAAGCTAGCTGATGCTCAAACTGCTGAAGCAGAAACCGTTACCAGTTTGAGTCTTGCTAGACAACCCGTCGCCATTGCTGATGCTGTTAAACCAAAGAGTATGCCAATGACATTGGCGGTTGGCGGTTTGATGGGGTTGGTGATTGGTGGTGGTGTAATATTCTTGTTGGGTTCGCTGGAAGGTGTTTTCAAAACCAGAGAAGATATTCGCGAAAGCCTCAAGCAACGGGAAGTTGCACTGCTGGGAGAATTGCCATTAATGCCAGTTGATGATTTAGATAAGGAAGCTATACCTGTTTTACTTTCCCCAGATTCTCCTTATTTAGAGTTCTATGAAAAATTCCGCAGTAATGTCCGTCGTCTGGGCGGTAAAACCTTAAAAGTACTTTTAATTGCTAGCGTTGGTAAAACTGAGGGTAAGACTACAAGTGCTTATAACTTAGGTATAGCTTCTGCTCGTGCTGGTAAAAGAACCTTAATTATTGAAACAGATTTGCGATCGCCTTCTAGCTGCACATCTCTTAAAGTTACTCCTGACCCAGATGCTAACATTGAACCCCTGCGCTATTACGGCAGTTTGAGCGAATGTATTCACATAGTTCCTGATATTGAAAATTTATACATTATTCCTAGCCCTGGCCCCTTGCGTCAGTCTGCAGCTATTCTGGAATCTAGCGAAATGCGTCGGCTCATGGAAGATGTGCGCGAGCGCTATGATTTAGTAATTTTAGATACTAATCCTCTAAGTTTATCTAATGATGCTTTGTTAATTCAACCTTACAGTGACGCGATGGTAATTGTAGCGCGACCAAACTATACACAAGAAAACTTATTAGGTGAAGCAATTGATCAATTAGTTGAATCTGAATTAGGTTTGTTGGGAGGTATTATTAATGGTGCTGATATCAACGTTGTATGGTCTGGGCCAGTTGAACCATCACCCAACTTTCCATCACCAGAAGAAGCAGGAGCAGAAGTATCAGTAGGTGCTAATAATAATTGA
- a CDS encoding polysaccharide biosynthesis/export family protein: protein MRVFSALCLVSLQVGVFLTTAVEVFAQPVTSPAQPSEPAPSLPFPSPTETVPGNVNNEVSPQLNRYLLGPGDGISIVIQRPPGPYRLGPQDSISVVVQRFPDLSFQATINPEGNIIVPLINTVSLQGLTLPEAQEKIRILLDRYVVNPVVVLSLVGQRPDLSFQAAINPEGYIVVPQVGTVSLQGLSVEEAQEKIRLSLSRVLVDPVVVVSLAAPRPVQVTISGEVFRPGIYSISSTIPRVADALLTSGGTTMNADLRQVQVRRRLVDGSVISQNIDLYTALQNGSSLPNTRLQDGDAIIVPRREIGSDDGYDRNLIARSTLAVPQIRVRVLNYAAGGIANQVLPNGSTFVDALGGISLDTANLRDIALVRFDPERGQAVTQRLDAKKALGGDGSQNVPLQDNDVIVVGRNLIGRITNALTTITQPFFNVQSFIRFFDFFTGGSK, encoded by the coding sequence ATGCGTGTATTTAGCGCCTTGTGTTTGGTCAGTCTCCAGGTAGGTGTTTTCTTGACCACAGCAGTTGAGGTGTTTGCTCAACCTGTAACATCCCCAGCACAGCCATCAGAGCCTGCTCCATCGCTCCCCTTTCCATCCCCTACTGAAACTGTACCAGGGAATGTTAATAACGAAGTCTCTCCCCAACTCAACCGCTACCTTTTAGGCCCTGGAGATGGAATTAGTATTGTCATTCAGCGCCCTCCTGGCCCCTATCGCCTAGGGCCGCAAGATAGTATTAGCGTTGTGGTGCAACGCTTTCCAGATTTGAGCTTTCAAGCCACAATTAATCCAGAAGGCAATATTATTGTCCCACTGATCAATACAGTGTCGCTTCAAGGTTTAACTTTACCAGAAGCACAAGAGAAAATCCGTATATTGCTCGACCGCTACGTAGTTAATCCGGTAGTAGTTTTATCATTGGTAGGGCAACGTCCAGATTTAAGTTTCCAAGCAGCAATTAATCCGGAAGGATACATTGTCGTACCGCAAGTAGGTACAGTATCCCTCCAAGGCTTAAGTGTGGAAGAAGCACAAGAAAAAATTCGCTTGAGTTTAAGCCGTGTTTTGGTAGACCCAGTTGTGGTTGTCTCATTAGCAGCACCACGACCAGTTCAAGTTACCATTAGCGGTGAAGTATTTCGACCGGGAATTTATTCAATTTCATCCACCATACCCCGGGTTGCGGATGCTTTGCTGACATCTGGTGGTACTACGATGAATGCAGATTTGCGGCAAGTGCAAGTGCGGCGGCGCTTGGTTGATGGCTCCGTGATTTCCCAAAATATTGACCTATATACAGCCTTACAAAATGGTAGTTCTTTACCTAATACCCGCCTCCAAGATGGCGATGCCATCATTGTGCCACGTCGAGAAATCGGTAGCGATGACGGTTATGACCGCAATTTGATTGCTCGTTCTACTTTAGCGGTACCGCAAATCAGAGTCAGGGTATTAAACTATGCTGCGGGAGGCATTGCCAATCAAGTGTTGCCTAATGGTAGTACCTTTGTTGATGCCTTGGGAGGTATAAGCTTAGATACTGCCAACCTCCGGGATATTGCTTTAGTACGCTTTGACCCAGAAAGAGGTCAAGCAGTTACCCAAAGACTAGATGCTAAAAAAGCACTCGGTGGCGATGGTTCTCAAAACGTGCCGCTTCAAGATAATGATGTTATTGTGGTTGGTCGAAACCTCATCGGTAGAATTACCAACGCCTTGACTACAATTACTCAACCATTTTTTAACGTTCAAAGCTTTATTCGCTTCTTTGACTTCTTTACTGGCGGGTCGAAGTAG
- a CDS encoding cyanoexosortase B system-associated protein has translation MISLSKFVKESQWTQLVVLLLLLLLFVIGSFPGYLTGKWQWQQLAPVIQLKELKQIRNSGLNIPGWQNVEQNEQEVGEHKWSLQLIKKQDSDTQAIVLLLPQNGPMDKPEVEWTEVNGWGKSRWGKWDVAQYRSAQLTVKQPSEVKVEARFFRAATSQATFGVLQWYALPNGGNPSPLNWFLADQLAQWRKQRVPWVAVSILIPMEPLGQVEKIWPLAESIGETVQTALMTRLL, from the coding sequence ATGATTTCCTTATCTAAGTTTGTTAAAGAAAGTCAATGGACTCAACTAGTAGTACTGTTATTATTACTACTATTATTCGTTATTGGCAGTTTTCCCGGATATTTGACAGGAAAATGGCAATGGCAACAGCTAGCACCTGTGATTCAGCTCAAAGAATTGAAACAGATACGCAATTCAGGGTTAAATATTCCTGGTTGGCAAAATGTTGAGCAGAATGAACAAGAAGTTGGCGAACATAAATGGTCGCTACAACTAATTAAAAAACAAGACTCCGACACCCAAGCCATAGTGCTATTGTTACCGCAAAATGGCCCGATGGATAAACCGGAAGTGGAGTGGACAGAAGTCAACGGTTGGGGAAAGTCGCGTTGGGGAAAGTGGGATGTAGCCCAATATCGTTCAGCGCAATTGACTGTGAAACAGCCTAGTGAAGTTAAGGTAGAAGCTAGGTTCTTTCGCGCTGCTACATCACAAGCAACTTTTGGGGTGTTGCAATGGTATGCTCTCCCAAATGGTGGAAATCCATCACCTTTAAACTGGTTTTTAGCAGATCAATTAGCGCAGTGGCGTAAGCAGCGAGTTCCTTGGGTGGCTGTGAGTATTCTCATTCCTATGGAACCTTTAGGTCAGGTGGAAAAAATTTGGCCTTTAGCTGAGTCTATTGGGGAGACTGTACAAACTGCATTAATGACACGCTTGCTTTAG